The following coding sequences lie in one Symbiobacterium terraclitae genomic window:
- a CDS encoding CD3072 family TudS-related putative desulfidase produces the protein MRRSRKVIITAHCVLNQNTVFPGDARSTGIMKDAVEWIQAQGWGILQLPCPEFTFLGPDRPGMTYAQYDTPEYRRHCRRILEPFVEQLKVYRQHGYAIVGGMGIQSSPSCDPGRGVFMEELAAMLSEAGIAVDPWWQIPATESGQFDPQDPAARSRGSQAR, from the coding sequence GTGCGGCGTAGCCGGAAGGTCATCATCACGGCCCATTGCGTGCTGAACCAGAACACGGTCTTCCCGGGCGATGCGCGCTCGACCGGCATCATGAAGGATGCCGTGGAATGGATTCAGGCACAGGGCTGGGGGATACTCCAACTTCCCTGCCCGGAGTTCACCTTCCTCGGACCGGACCGCCCCGGTATGACCTATGCGCAGTACGATACCCCGGAGTACCGGCGCCACTGCCGGCGCATCCTGGAGCCCTTCGTGGAGCAGCTGAAGGTCTACCGGCAGCACGGGTACGCCATCGTCGGGGGCATGGGCATCCAGTCCAGCCCCTCCTGCGATCCCGGGCGCGGGGTGTTCATGGAGGAGCTCGCCGCAATGCTGTCGGAGGCGGGCATCGCCGTGGACCCGTGGTGGCAGATTCCGGCCACCGAGTCCGGGCAGTTCGATCCGCAGGACCCGGCGGCCCGGAGCCGTGGGTCGCAGGCGCGCTGA
- a CDS encoding CD3073 family putative ECF transporter S component codes for MDRRNIYLLALCGLAVALNVIGGTVVGALNIPLLFLDTIGTIFVAVLYGPWWAFGVGLITNLVLGVTAGPTNIPFGLVNGAVGLTVGFIARRFQFGLVTAVITGLILSVVAPLIGSPIAVAVYGGLTGGPLDVFVLWLSQTGARIFTATFLPRIASNLVDKILCSVLVSLIVSQLPRSMQPWRSQSGAA; via the coding sequence ATGGACCGCCGGAATATCTACCTGCTTGCGCTATGTGGACTGGCCGTCGCTCTGAACGTGATCGGTGGAACCGTGGTCGGGGCGCTCAACATCCCGCTGCTCTTCCTGGACACGATCGGCACCATCTTCGTCGCGGTCCTCTACGGCCCCTGGTGGGCCTTCGGCGTCGGCCTGATCACCAACCTGGTGCTGGGCGTGACCGCCGGCCCCACCAACATCCCCTTCGGTCTGGTCAACGGCGCCGTCGGCCTCACGGTGGGCTTCATCGCCCGGCGGTTCCAGTTCGGGCTGGTGACGGCGGTCATCACCGGACTGATCCTCTCGGTTGTCGCCCCCCTCATCGGTTCGCCCATCGCGGTAGCGGTGTACGGCGGCCTGACCGGCGGCCCCCTGGATGTCTTCGTGCTGTGGCTCTCCCAGACCGGCGCCCGCATCTTCACCGCGACCTTCCTGCCTCGGATCGCCTCGAACCTGGTGGACAAGATCCTCTGTTCCGTTCTGGTCTCGCTGATCGTAAGCCAGCTGCCCAGGTCCATGCAGCCGTGGAGGTCGCAGAGCGGTGCGGCGTAG